A region from the Dehalococcoidia bacterium genome encodes:
- a CDS encoding R3H domain-containing nucleic acid-binding protein, which yields MERTITDDLDALLGALPPHLVAPLKQRDDNRELLEIVMDLGRLPSARYPGREVVLGSVEVTHADLDFVIERIGDFGDDNRAGIERTLHRISCIRNRAGRVVGLTCRVGRAVFGTIQLIEDLVQSGKSILLLGRPGVGKTTMLRETARVLADDLNKRVIIVDTSNEIAGDGDIPHPAIGSARRMQVRTPSAQHATMIEAVENHMPEVVVIDEIGTELEAQAARTIAERGVQLVGTAHGNAVENLMQNPTLSDLVGGIQSVTLGDEEARRRGTQKSILERKAPPTFDIIVEIQSWDRVALHQDVAETVDALLRGFAVNAELREMRTDGSISSAIEERGELAELNPFENRAFADRRFRRGGRHGGYGQASRPAPTPGPYVVQDSAALPAEEVIAPADPDEAPHSTRIYPFGISRSRLEQAIRETRVAAKVVDSLDEADTVFTLNSYFRRKPPALRDAEDRHIPLSVLRSNAVSQIERMLLSVTQQRPVRRAFDPEFEALREAEDAINDIRVHGEPSVQLPPQPSYIRRKQHELAQRFNLTSVSRGREPHRGVRIFADNPRAR from the coding sequence ATGGAACGCACGATCACCGACGACCTGGATGCCCTGCTCGGCGCCCTGCCGCCGCACCTCGTCGCGCCGCTGAAGCAGCGCGACGACAACCGCGAGCTGCTCGAAATCGTGATGGACCTCGGCCGCCTGCCCAGCGCCCGCTACCCCGGCCGCGAGGTGGTGCTGGGCAGCGTCGAGGTCACGCACGCCGACCTCGACTTCGTGATCGAGCGCATCGGCGACTTCGGCGACGACAACCGCGCCGGCATCGAGCGCACGTTGCACCGCATCTCCTGCATTCGCAACCGCGCTGGGCGCGTGGTCGGACTCACCTGCCGCGTGGGCCGCGCCGTGTTCGGCACGATCCAGCTGATCGAAGACCTGGTGCAGAGCGGCAAGAGCATCCTGCTGCTGGGGCGGCCGGGCGTCGGCAAGACCACGATGCTGCGCGAGACGGCGCGCGTGCTGGCCGACGACCTCAACAAGCGCGTGATCATCGTCGACACCAGCAACGAGATCGCCGGCGACGGCGACATTCCCCACCCGGCGATCGGCTCGGCGCGGCGCATGCAGGTGCGCACGCCCAGCGCCCAGCACGCCACGATGATCGAAGCAGTCGAGAACCACATGCCCGAAGTGGTGGTGATCGACGAGATCGGCACCGAACTCGAGGCGCAGGCGGCGCGCACGATCGCCGAACGCGGCGTGCAGCTCGTGGGCACGGCGCACGGCAATGCGGTGGAAAACCTGATGCAGAACCCGACGCTCTCCGATCTCGTCGGCGGCATTCAGTCCGTGACGCTGGGCGACGAGGAGGCACGGCGCCGCGGCACGCAGAAGTCGATCCTCGAGCGCAAGGCGCCGCCGACCTTTGACATCATCGTCGAAATCCAGAGTTGGGACCGCGTGGCGCTGCACCAGGACGTGGCGGAAACGGTGGATGCGCTGCTGCGCGGCTTCGCGGTCAACGCCGAGCTGCGCGAGATGCGGACGGACGGCTCGATCAGCAGTGCGATCGAAGAGCGCGGCGAGCTGGCCGAGCTGAATCCGTTCGAGAACCGTGCCTTCGCGGACCGACGCTTCCGCCGCGGCGGGCGGCACGGCGGCTACGGCCAGGCGTCGCGACCGGCGCCCACACCAGGGCCCTACGTGGTGCAGGACAGCGCGGCGCTGCCGGCGGAGGAAGTGATCGCGCCGGCCGATCCGGACGAGGCGCCGCACAGCACGCGCATCTACCCCTTCGGCATCTCGCGCTCGCGCCTGGAGCAGGCGATCCGCGAGACGCGCGTGGCGGCGAAGGTGGTGGACAGCCTGGACGAGGCGGACACGGTGTTCACGCTGAACAGCTACTTCCGCCGCAAGCCGCCGGCGCTGCGCGACGCGGAAGACCGGCACATCCCGCTTTCGGTGCTGCGCTCGAACGCCGTCTCGCAGATCGAGCGCATGCTGCTCTCGGTCACGCAGCAGCGGCCGGTGCGGCGCGCGTTCGACCCGGAGTTCGAGGCGCTGCGCGAGGCGGAGGATGCGATCAACGACATCCGCGTGCACGGCGAGCCGTCGGTGCAACTGCCGCCGCAGCCGTCCTATATCCGCCGCAAGCAGCACGAGCTGGCGCAGCGCTTCAACCTGACCTCGGTGAGCCGCGGCCGCGAGCCGCACCGCGGCGTGCGCATCTTCGCCGACAATCCGCGGGCGCGTTAG
- the pdxT gene encoding pyridoxal 5'-phosphate synthase glutaminase subunit PdxT, giving the protein MTTNGTRLPRIGVLALQGDFAEHAASLRACGAEPIEVRLPADLAGLDGLIIPGGESTTIARLLDAYGLLEPLRALTHAGFPTWGTCAGAIILAERAPGLDRPNLAAMDIGVQRNAFGSQKDSFEIDLSVAALAGRPYHAIFIRAPIIDEVGPGAEVIARLEDGTVVAARQQHLLATSFHPELTGDDRFHRYFLQIVRESAHPAPGGK; this is encoded by the coding sequence ATGACGACGAACGGAACACGACTGCCGCGCATCGGCGTGCTGGCGCTGCAAGGGGACTTCGCCGAGCACGCCGCCTCGCTGCGCGCCTGCGGCGCCGAGCCAATTGAGGTGCGGCTGCCCGCCGATCTCGCCGGGCTCGACGGCCTGATCATCCCCGGCGGCGAGAGCACCACGATCGCCCGCCTGCTCGACGCCTACGGCCTGTTGGAGCCGCTCCGAGCGCTCACGCACGCCGGCTTCCCCACCTGGGGCACCTGCGCCGGCGCGATCATCCTCGCCGAGCGGGCGCCGGGGCTGGACCGGCCGAACCTCGCCGCCATGGACATCGGCGTGCAGCGCAACGCCTTCGGCAGCCAGAAGGACAGCTTCGAGATCGACCTCTCCGTCGCCGCGCTTGCCGGCCGGCCATATCACGCGATCTTCATCCGCGCGCCGATCATCGACGAGGTCGGGCCAGGCGCCGAAGTCATCGCGCGGCTGGAGGACGGCACCGTCGTAGCGGCGCGACAGCAGCATCTGCTCGCCACCTCGTTTCACCCGGAGCTGACCGGCGACGACCGCTTCCATCGCTACTTCCTGCAAATTGTCCGCGAGAGCGCCCATCCCGCTCCCGGCGGAAAGTGA
- the pdxS gene encoding pyridoxal 5'-phosphate synthase lyase subunit PdxS: MAVEKGTWLLKRGLAQMLKGGVIMDVVTPEQAKIAEEAGACAVMALERVPADIRAAGGVARMSDPDMIIGIKEAVTIPMMAKARIGHFVEAQVLEALGIDYIDESEVLTPADEAHHINKHDFRVPFVCGCRNLGEALRRIAEGAAMIRTKGEAGTGDIVEAVRHMRALWDDIRRLQNMPEDEIYTAAKELQAPYELVKEVHDIGRLPVVNFSAGGVATPADAALMMQLGAEGVFVGSGIFKSDNPAVRAKAIVKAVTHYNNPEILAEVSRGLGEAMRGTSARSLAPEQQLAGRGW, translated from the coding sequence ATGGCAGTAGAGAAGGGCACCTGGCTGTTGAAGCGCGGCCTCGCGCAGATGCTCAAGGGCGGCGTGATCATGGACGTGGTGACGCCGGAGCAGGCGAAGATCGCCGAGGAGGCCGGCGCCTGCGCGGTGATGGCACTGGAGCGCGTGCCGGCCGACATTCGCGCCGCCGGCGGCGTGGCCCGCATGAGCGACCCGGACATGATCATCGGCATCAAAGAGGCCGTGACCATCCCCATGATGGCCAAGGCGCGCATCGGCCACTTCGTCGAGGCGCAGGTGCTCGAAGCGCTCGGCATCGACTATATCGACGAGTCCGAAGTGCTGACGCCGGCCGACGAGGCGCACCACATCAACAAGCACGACTTCCGCGTGCCCTTCGTCTGCGGCTGCCGCAATCTGGGCGAGGCGCTGCGCCGCATCGCCGAGGGCGCGGCGATGATTCGCACCAAGGGCGAGGCGGGCACGGGCGACATCGTCGAGGCTGTGCGCCACATGCGCGCCCTCTGGGACGATATCCGCCGCCTCCAGAACATGCCGGAGGATGAGATCTACACCGCGGCCAAGGAGCTGCAGGCGCCCTACGAGTTGGTGAAGGAAGTGCATGATATCGGCCGGCTGCCGGTGGTGAACTTCTCCGCCGGCGGCGTGGCCACGCCGGCCGACGCGGCGCTGATGATGCAGCTCGGCGCCGAGGGCGTCTTCGTCGGCTCCGGCATCTTCAAGTCGGACAATCCGGCGGTGCGGGCGAAGGCGATCGTCAAGGCCGTGACACACTACAACAACCCGGAGATCCTGGCCGAAGTCTCGCGCGGGCTGGGCGAGGCGATGCGCGGCACGTCCGCTCGCTCGCTCGCCCCCGAGCAGCAGCTCGCCGGCCGCGGCTGGTAG